The proteins below come from a single Malus domestica chromosome 03, GDT2T_hap1 genomic window:
- the LOC114824218 gene encoding receptor-like protein 2, which translates to MAHGFLLILLFSHIISSSVHACNQTERASLLSFSSTLSSCPLNWTSVNCCSWKGITCNQDGLVTHLLLSSKGLKGAIFPSSSSLGNLTHLIQLNLSHNSLSGSLETEFFLPLTRLEILDLSFNLLSGKLPFSMPSHNIQKLDLSSNHFHGAVSTLFFQHARNLTSFNVNNNTFSGLIPSSICPHSSPLIRLLDFSFNAFSGNISPGLGECSKLQIFRAGYNDLSGLLPKDIYNATKLEEIAFASNSLHGAISEKIFNLTNLAILDLSFNQMSGILPLHFGKLSKLKLLALGFNHFEGSLPPSLMNCTNLVEIHMATNNLEGDISMVNFSKLSQLSKLDLVRNHFTGTFPTSLYSCHSLKAIRLSNNGTEGQIQPEILSLKSLSFLSLGGLTNITGAMKILMHCKSLQVLIISYSFKGEEMPVDEGMVDFGGFQNLRSLTFYYCRFSGQMPLWLSKLKNVEILILEGCRLTGPIPRSLGTLPKLFFLFLVDNQISGEFPKELCGLPRLVHEPTTDQVEDYIELPIYTDAGLTYPRRLSNWPPTISVSFNHIHGRIPTEIGQMHLLHNLGLAGNYFSGNIPEQISNLKNLENLSLSMNHLSGNIPLSLANLNFLKYFNVSYNNLEGPIPTSTQLQSFNASAFEGNSELCGSPLHNECLPIKGIDADNKNNQGVDNEHDFPWLYIFIALGFIVGFWGSVWFFNC; encoded by the coding sequence ATGGCTCATGGCTTCCTTCTCATACTTTTATTCTCTCACATCATCTCTTCAAGTGTTCATGCATGTAACCAAACTGAGCGCGCCTCTCTTCTGTCCTTCTCCTCCACCCTATCTTCTTGTCCTTTAAATTGGACTTCAGTTAACTGTTGTAGTTGGAAAGGCATCACTTGTAATCAAGATGGTTTGGTCACCCATTTGCTCTTATCCTCCAAAGGTCTCAAAGGAGCTATTTTCCCCTCATCATCATCACTTGGAAATCTCACACACCTCATCCAATTGAATCTCTCTCACAATTCACTTTCTGGATCACTTGAAACTGAATTCTTTTTGCCTTTGACTCGTCTTGAGATCCTAGATTTGAGCTTTAATCTTCTTTCTGGAAAGTTACCATTTTCTATGCCATCCCACAATATCCAGAAGttggatttgtcaagcaatcacTTCCATGGTGCAGTTTCAACATTATTCTTTCAACATGCTCGGAATTTAACTAGTTTCAATGTCAACAACAATACCTTCTCAGGTTTGATCCCATCCTCTATATGTCCTCATTCGTCTCCCTTGATTAGGCTGTTGGATTTTTCCTTCAATGCATTCAGTGGCAACATTTCTCCTGGACTCGGGGAGTGTTCAAAACTACAAATTTTTCGTGCTGGTTACAATGACCTCTCAGGGTTACTTCCGAAAGATATCTACAATGCCACCAAACTCGAAGAAATTGCATTCGCTTCCAATTCACTCCATGGAGCCATAAGTGAGAAAATTTTCAACCTCACAAACCTCGCAATCCTTGACCTTTCTTTTAACCAAATGAGTGGCATACTCCCTCTCCATTTTGGAAAGCTCTCCAAATTGAAACTCTTGGCTCTTGGTTTTAACCATTTCGAAGGTTCTTTGCCCCCATCGTTGATGAATTGCACGAACCTTGTAGAAATACATATGGCAACCAACAACTTGGAAGGAGATATCTCCATGGTCAATTTCTCGAAACTTAGTCAGCTTAGTAAACTTGACCTAGTTCGAAACCACTTTActggcacatttccaacaagccTTTATTCATGCCACTCCCTAAAAGCTATTCGTTTGAGTAATAATGGTACAGAGGGACAAATCCAACCTGAAATTCTTTCGTTGAAATCTTTGTCCTTTCTCTCACTTGGTGGCTTAACCAACATCACTGGGGCGATGAAGATATTAATGCATTGCAAAAGCCTTCAAGTACTCATCATTTCGTATTCATTCAAAGGCGAGGAAATGCCAGTTGATGAAGGCATGGTTGATTTCGGTGGGTTCCAAAATCTTCGATCGTTGACCTTTTATTATTGTAGGTTCAGTGGTCAAATGCCTTTATGGTTATCAAAACTCAAGAATGTAGAGATCTTGATTTTGGAAGGTTGTAGACTTACAGGGCCAATTCCTAGATCGTTGGGGACGCTTCCCAAactcttcttcttgttcttggtAGACAACCAAATTTCTGGTGAATTTCCAAAAGAACTTTGTGGACTACCAAGGTTGGTACATGAACCAACCACAGATCAAGTAGAAGATTATATTGAGCTACCTATCTACACTGATGCAGGCCTAACTTACCCGCGAAGATTGTCCAACTGGCCACCAACAATATCCGTATCTTTCAATCACATTCATGGTAGAATACCTACTGAGATCGGCCAAATGCACCTTCTCCACAACTTGGGTCTTGCTGGCAACTACTTTTCCGGCAACATTCCAGAACAAATATCCAACCTAAAAAATCTAGAGAATTTGAGCCTCTCTATGAATCATTTGTCTGGAAACATCCCGTTGTCATTGGCAAACCTTAATTTCTtaaaatatttcaatgtctCGTACAATAATCTCGAAGGACCAATCCCAACAAGCACTCAGCTCCAAAGTTTCAATGCTTCTGCGTTTGAGGGGAATTCAGAATTGTGTGGCTCTCCACTTCATAATGAGTGCCTACCAATTAAGGGCATTGATGCAGATAACAAGAACAACCAAGGTGTGGATAATGAGCATGATTTTCCATGGTTGTATATATTCATTGCACTAGGTTTTATCGTAGGGTTTTGGGGGAGTGTGTGGTTCTTTAATTGTTAA